A window from Physeter macrocephalus isolate SW-GA chromosome 11, ASM283717v5, whole genome shotgun sequence encodes these proteins:
- the EID1 gene encoding EP300-interacting inhibitor of differentiation 1, which produces MSEMSELSEIYEESNDLQMDVMPGESDLPQMEVGGGSREPSLNPSRAGAQPQLEEEGPMEEEAAQPMAEPLGQRGLASRPGPGEQPGQIAGPDFESEDEGEEFDDWEDDYDYPEEEQLSGAGYRVSAALEEANKMFLRTSRAREAALDGGFQMHYEKTPFDQLAFIEELFSLMVVNRLTEELGCDEIIDRE; this is translated from the coding sequence ATGTCTGAAATGAGCGAGCTGTCCGAGATCTACGAGGAAAGCAATGACCTGCAGATGGATGTGATGCCTGGCGAGAGTGACCTTCCGCAGATGGAGGTAGGCGGCGGGAGCCGGGAGCCATCCCTGAACCCCTCCCGCGCCGGGGCCCAGCCACAGCTGGAGGAGGAAGGCCCGATGGAGGAGGAGGCCGCCCAGCCAATGGCGGAGCCGCTGGGGCAGCGAGGCCTCGCTAGCCGGCCCGGCCCTGGGGAGCAGCCAGGCCAGATCGCGGGCCCTGATTTCGAGAGCGAGGACGAGGGCGAGGAATTCGATGACTGGGAGGACGACTACGACTATCCGGAAGAAGAGCAGCTGAGTGGTGCAGGCTACAGAGTATCAGCGGCACTTGAAGAAGCCAACAAGATGTTTTTGAGAACCTCCAGAGCAAGAGAAGCAGCTCTGGATGGCGGGTTTCAGATGCATTATGAGAAGACCCCGTTTGATCAGTTGGCTTTTATCGAAGAGCTTTTTTCACTCATGGTTGTCAATCGTCTGACCGAAGAGCTCGGCTGTGATGAGATTATTGATAGAGAGTAG